In a single window of the Desulfovibrio sp. X2 genome:
- a CDS encoding glycosyltransferase family 2 protein — protein MTDSAPELELTILMPCLNEAETLGACVGKAMAFLGQSGISGEVLVADNGSSDGSQEIAQGLGARVVHARLKGYGAALQKGVREARGRFVIMGDADDSYDFSDLGAFVEALRGGAQIVMGNRFKGGIAPGAMPFLHRYLGNPVLSFIGRLFFKTTCGDFHCGLRGFDRDAVRALDLHTPGMEYASEMVVRASLEGLRIAEVPTKLSPDGRSRPPHLRTWRDGWRHLCFLLIHAPRWLFVYPGMALLALGFLATAALAGGPVHMGAVTFSNKTFLLGCLCLLVGLQSLTFGLLVRRYATRSGLLPRSRSHAALLEGITLERMALAALGLFVLGAGCGIWSFVAWGRVGFGDLGDPVVERTMIAAVTFMAGAVQTFLSAFVGAVMEVGEDTRRRQSRAGGE, from the coding sequence ATGACTGATTCCGCCCCTGAACTCGAATTGACCATCCTCATGCCCTGCCTCAACGAGGCGGAGACCCTGGGCGCCTGCGTCGGCAAGGCCATGGCCTTTCTCGGGCAAAGCGGCATCTCGGGCGAAGTCCTGGTCGCGGACAACGGCAGCAGCGACGGTTCCCAGGAGATCGCGCAGGGGCTCGGGGCCAGGGTCGTGCACGCGCGGCTCAAGGGCTACGGCGCGGCCCTGCAAAAGGGTGTCCGGGAGGCCCGGGGCCGTTTCGTGATCATGGGCGACGCGGACGACAGCTACGATTTCTCGGACCTCGGCGCGTTCGTCGAGGCCCTGCGCGGCGGCGCGCAGATCGTCATGGGCAACCGCTTCAAGGGGGGGATAGCCCCGGGCGCCATGCCCTTCCTGCACCGCTACCTGGGCAATCCGGTCTTGAGCTTCATCGGCAGGCTGTTCTTCAAGACCACGTGCGGCGACTTCCACTGCGGCCTGCGGGGCTTCGACCGCGACGCGGTGCGGGCCCTCGATCTGCATACCCCGGGCATGGAGTACGCGAGCGAGATGGTCGTGCGCGCCTCGCTCGAAGGGCTGCGCATCGCCGAGGTGCCGACGAAGCTCTCTCCCGACGGCAGGAGCCGTCCGCCTCATCTGCGCACCTGGCGCGACGGCTGGCGGCACCTGTGCTTTCTGCTCATCCATGCCCCGCGCTGGCTCTTCGTCTACCCGGGCATGGCCCTGCTGGCCCTGGGATTCCTGGCCACGGCGGCCCTCGCGGGCGGCCCCGTGCACATGGGCGCCGTCACCTTCAGCAACAAGACCTTCCTGCTCGGCTGCCTCTGCCTCCTCGTCGGCCTGCAGAGCCTGACCTTCGGGCTGCTCGTGCGCCGCTACGCCACGCGCAGCGGGCTTCTGCCGCGCTCCCGCAGCCATGCCGCGCTGCTCGAGGGCATCACCCTGGAGCGCATGGCCCTCGCGGCCCTCGGGCTCTTCGTGCTCGGGGCGGGCTGCGGGATATGGTCCTTCGTGGCCTGGGGGCGCGTCGGCTTCGGGGACCTAGGCGATCCGGTCGTCGAGAGGACCATGATCGCCGCGGTGACCTTCATGGCAGGCGCCGTGCAGACCTTTCTCTCCGCCTTCGTGGGCGCCGTCATGGAGGTGGGAGAGGACACCAGGCGGCGGCAGAGCCGGGCCGGGGGCGAATAG
- a CDS encoding BPL-N domain-containing protein, with protein MAEIMVLWDDAHLWGLLVQRALAGWGLAPRLVTAAEVAGGVLSRDRAKLLVVPGGNARAKARALGREGRAAVRAFVERGGGYLGFCGGAGLGLTSDGEATLGLCPWRRKPFTDRMQHLVSGFMRVLPGDPDPFIPAAGQGAEQGRDVSAEPEFPVWWPGRFAAEDCEGVTVLARYGGPGSELWVADLRLDSLPVSVFDDWEAEYGFSLWPSFMQGQPCLVRGTAGQGSYVLSYAHLETPDASAANAWLAHILGRFLGRGLGVGRVPAWRPQDGAAAWDDPLLARAARVLEELVALGREHFLLFDRASWLVGWRRGLPGLQLNALRTLILTCRGREPDDAARAFWTQAAPAFTRDLDLYQRAVTGFLLAERLDMTLSHSPGAPAVTGLKERRESLFGPPQTGGGLHAQLQAPLEELARLLLTA; from the coding sequence ATGGCCGAGATCATGGTTCTGTGGGACGACGCCCATCTGTGGGGCCTTTTGGTGCAGCGCGCCCTGGCCGGGTGGGGGCTCGCCCCCCGGCTGGTCACGGCGGCCGAGGTGGCGGGAGGCGTGCTTTCGCGCGATCGGGCGAAGCTTCTCGTGGTGCCCGGGGGCAATGCGCGGGCCAAGGCGCGGGCGCTCGGGCGCGAGGGCCGGGCCGCGGTGCGCGCCTTCGTGGAGCGGGGCGGCGGGTATCTCGGCTTTTGCGGCGGCGCGGGGCTCGGCCTGACGAGCGACGGGGAGGCCACGCTCGGGCTCTGTCCCTGGCGGCGCAAGCCCTTCACCGACCGCATGCAGCATCTGGTCTCGGGCTTCATGCGCGTCCTGCCCGGCGATCCCGACCCCTTCATCCCTGCTGCGGGACAGGGCGCGGAGCAGGGGAGGGACGTATCCGCCGAGCCGGAATTCCCGGTCTGGTGGCCGGGCCGCTTCGCGGCCGAGGACTGCGAGGGGGTCACGGTGCTGGCGCGCTACGGCGGGCCGGGCTCGGAGCTCTGGGTGGCGGACCTGCGGCTGGACAGCCTGCCGGTCTCGGTCTTCGACGACTGGGAGGCGGAGTACGGCTTCTCGCTCTGGCCGAGCTTCATGCAGGGCCAGCCGTGCCTGGTGCGCGGGACGGCCGGGCAGGGGAGCTACGTGCTCTCCTACGCCCATCTGGAGACGCCGGACGCGTCCGCGGCCAACGCCTGGCTGGCCCACATCCTGGGGCGGTTCCTGGGGCGTGGGCTCGGCGTGGGCAGGGTGCCCGCCTGGCGGCCGCAGGACGGGGCCGCGGCCTGGGACGACCCGCTCCTCGCCCGCGCGGCGCGCGTGCTCGAGGAGCTGGTGGCGCTCGGCCGGGAGCATTTCCTGCTTTTCGACCGGGCCTCCTGGCTCGTGGGCTGGCGGCGCGGTCTGCCCGGGCTGCAGCTGAACGCCCTGCGCACCCTTATCCTGACCTGCCGGGGCCGGGAGCCGGACGACGCGGCCAGGGCCTTCTGGACCCAGGCCGCGCCGGCCTTCACGCGCGACCTCGACCTCTACCAGCGCGCCGTGACCGGCTTCCTGCTGGCCGAGCGGCTGGACATGACCCTCTCCCACTCCCCTGGCGCGCCCGCGGTGACCGGGCTCAAGGAGCGGCGCGAATCCCTCTTCGGCCCGCCCCAGACCGGCGGGGGCCTGCACGCCCAGCTCCAGGCCCCGCTCGAGGAACTGGCCCGCCTGCTGCTGACCGCCTGA